The genomic DNA CCATAAAAATTGCTTAACCAGTGATACTACTGGTGTGCTATTTGCAGTCTGGTAAATGACCTGTACTTGTATAGCACTTCATTTAGTCCAGAGATACTTCACAATGCATTtagtcatccatccattcacacGCTCATGATGACAAGCTACACTATAAGCACAACTGTTCTGGGGCCAAGCGCCACCACTAGGCCCTTTGACCAAATCCAGAGCAGAGTTTCCCCAgagtattataagcctggcgggctgTCCAGACTGCATACGTCTCTCTTGCGCTCAGCATTTCATCAGCAGAGCAGAATAATTCCTGACAGAAGGTTTAGAGTTGATGCATAGAACAGGTATGAAGTTGAGAGTGCACCAATCACACTGCTGATTGGccgcctagctcgctgtcatgGCTACAGCCCTGAAGTTTGCTTCTCACTCAAACTGGACAACTTAGAAAGTGTACATACAGAAAAGAGGGCAGTCTGAAAGAGGAGAGGTTGCCATGCACCAGAGCTACCTGTTGGGGCCTCTGACCACCAACAGCAGCCAAGGTGGATAATGTGTCTTGCCAAAGGACACAATGCCAGAGGTGGTCAGAGTAGAAATTGAAAAGGGTCAAAGTCTttccaccatcaccaccatTCTGTAATCATCAttgcataaaatctttttttattgtccttACCAATGTACTGGGGAGTGCCACTTGTGCTTCTGTACTCCTCTCCTTGGCAAAAATGGTGAGCCAAGCCAAAGTCAATGAGCTTAATGTTGGGGTGCGGGGAACCTTTGTCTGACAGCATGATGTTTTCAGGCTAAATTTGGAGTAGAAcaaatttttgttatttgacaTTGTAGTGAAAAGTTGTTTATTCGAAAGGTCATATTGATGTTACCTTTAAGTCGAAATGGGCAATGTTATTCTTGTGCATGAACTTCAGTCCTTCCAGGATTTGCTTTAGAAACTCAATGGCCTCACATTCCAATAGGTTCTCCTTCTCAGCAATGAAGTCAAACAACTCTCCTCCACTAacactaaaatgttaaaatgttaaacagaaGACTCTGgctatatatatacatatatatatatagtagtatttatttctgttttaaattaaacttttaaacaattgacagaaaaacacttaCAGCTCCAGGATGAGCACCACCTCTGATCGACTCTCAAAGACGTCTTTGAGGGCCACAATATTTGGGTGGTGTAATATTTGTAGTATCTCCACCTCTCGCTCCACGCTGGTCCTGTCCAGACCCAGACGGCTGCAGGCCGTTTTTCGAATCTTTAGGAACTTGCCAGCCCAGTGAGTCCTTGATGTCCTCTCACAGACTTTTCGAACCTGACCAAAATGCCCACTAAATGGGCCAAGAATACATTTAACAATCCAATCATAAAGACCCTATCTACAGGTTCTGGATTCAATGCAGCTTTGACAGTTCTGATACTAATCTATTGTGCTGTGAAAGAAAATCACTTAGCTCATATTACTAtgttgtattgtatttttaaatgtacctGCTAATGTTATACCTGCAGTGATCAACTGAGTATGAATGTGGCTGAACTGCAGCAGGATGCTAAAGCTCTCCCATACTTCACCCAAAACCCAACAACACATGGTCACCTGTTTGTGAGACTTTCATATAAGCACACACCTTTcacaaacagcacaaacacCCCTCCCACTTCACTATACGTCAAGTCCCTGTTAGTGTTCCCAAAAGTGTTCATGTCACCTGGAGAtacaaaaatctgcaaaatattAACATTGCTCCTTGAGTgcattggcaaaaaaaacacaccaacaatTTTCTGACCAATCCAATCCAGAGCTCTGAGCGAGATAGTTCCACCTGATCTGGTGTCAAGAAGGGGAGAAGAATGCCTCTCAATGAAAAAGATGATGCAAATTTCAACTATATCAATAAGAGTCGATTTTGATACTTCAGGTGATGTATTTTAAAGCCTCAGCGCACACAGGTATGCAAATCAGAAAGAAGGGTGacaatggaaattaaattaagtaCAAAAATCTTatgcaaaagattttaaaatcaatacaatgtTCAGTTGAACATTTCACAACTCAAGTCATTTTACACAGTCCAAATTGAGAGGGCTGTCATTGCCATTATTAGCTCTTTATAATTTCCTCATATTCTTTGGCTGGCACTATCCTGACCATTGCCTACCTGCTCAATTCAAATCTCGCTTCTCTGGGCTTTCTTCCTTTCACTTGGTTTcctctggtagaatttcaaccagACCAATCAGCAGACAGAAGGAAAAGTTGTGAACAATGAAGAtggttttctgtgttgttttagaattgtagccTATCAGTTTCAGCGATGCCAGTTtaggaagtgaacaaagtctttcagtccatgttggccacaattccaaatattgaattaacatgaAGAGCCGCGATCAGCTCATCTCTCTtcgcagtggaggatggttgtttacagtgctGGCAAATCCCAAATTTCATTAAACTGCCACATTACATACGTCACTGCCAAATGTTGGTGATTGAGTAAACTTTCAAACTTCAACAGTTTCCTTTCGTCCAGGAAGTAATCATTTCCCAATAGACAAGAGTCCAGACCTTCTATGTATAGTACAGTAGTACAGCAGGATAAAGATTGGTTTATAGGCTGACATAAACTATCTGTAATTGGACAATAATTTAAAGGACTGAGAATCAAAGAAAATTTCTGGTCTTCTGAAATATATGATGATGAAAATGGTTTACCTGGGAGTTATAAATGAATTAAGAGATTGGTGGTCTACTTGATAAATGAGCAGGATCCAGGAATTATGTAATAACAATTTTTCAGTATGATAAATTCATGTCTTTATAAAGGCCACAAAACCAGCTACTTTTTCCTGTTACCACATTATTTATGAGTTTAAGGTTCATTGACCTTTACCCAAACTTTCGGTATCTTAACAAAAGGGGAAATGTAACTGCAGGGCAGTTTGATCAGAATTAGATGGtaggaaaaaacacaactaaatcTGAACTCCAAGGTGTGACTTTCTGATCACACCACATGGCATTCAACTTAATGCCATTCTGGACTTTGTGGAAGAATATCAGTTTtgactgaaaaacacagaaagaccaGACTTTTATAGACCAAAGATGAATGCTGACATGCTCCAGTTTCTAGGAGAATGTCCTTTGAGATCAAACTGAAGCTTTTAGGAAAATCGTAATGATCCAATGtatacagaagaaaaatgagtttagctccaggaagcaatcatttcctggaacaaaacaaaacaacagttttagAACTACAGACGTGAGATGTGAGTTTATTTTAGACTTTGTAACTGTAGTGCtttcaaagtcaaatcaaaatcaagtttactccttttttctgcatatttataATGAATTTCTGctcaaacattaaaagaaatgcagttAATCACCAAGTTGCACAAGCTCGTTCATTTCACATAAATTAAACCAATCTCTAAAGGCCCAGATTGTTCCTAATACTTGATGCACATTGATGCATACTGACTGCTTGTCAGTAAATctaccaaacattaaaacacacacagtgtgtgtaACATTACCTGCCCAAAACTTCCTCAATCTCATAGAAGTCTTCCACATTCTCAGGCTTGAACAGGGCCATGTTGATTTGCTTCACATGGATCTTCTTTGTCCACTGCAGAAAGTAAAACAGTCCATTTTAGGTTTGTAGTGATCCAAACCTAATACTGGTTTGGATcactaacaaaaatattatgttgTTCACTAAATCATGCACTGTACAGTGTCAACTCCACAATTTACACCATGACCTATAAATCAGCCAGCCTCAGCCccaatttcattcattttggaAGATCGTTGATATTTGAAGCCGATCTTATAAAAGGAGTAAAaatcctcttctgctctgctgtgagaggtTTGAATGACAGACTGACCCACCAAGTCAAGTCAGGTTTATTTGTcctgcacatttcagcaagaaggaagttcaaagtgctttacaccataaaaacacaaaaatacaaagtcatagagcAGAGTCAACAACAGAAGGATCACAATTTGTCAAGTGCCATGGTTACACATCAgaatgtttattaatgtttaatttattatgtttcaaatgCAACTCTGAGCAGATgtgtttttagtcgagatttaaaggaactcagtgtttcagttgttttctagaagtttgctccaaatttgtggtgcatagaagctgaatcctgcttctccatgtttggttctggttctgatgcagagcagGCCAGTATGGGGGAaattttctgccataatccaagagcacacattttcagtctgaaagcaagattttatatcttttgctctcaaaatttttaatactttggcttacattttttattttgaaagcaggacttaatgtctttcttctcaaaacttgtaatgattgtactcaaaacttctgctcACATTCATATTTAGTCTCTGCTCGAACTCTCTGCTCACTTTTGGAAACACCTTTTGGCACAGTCGCCTGGCAGCCTATCAGCCAgtagaatgaaagtgttgtactgggtgagtttgtttccttctagcgGGTGTGCCTGTGTAAGTACTATCAATTGTTTGCAACCTGATTCACCCACTGGATGTAGGGAGAAACAACAACGTCAGCTTTCTGCTCCGTAGTAAACATCCGCCAGCAGTGTGCTACTGATTCCTAACAAATATCCATCTTAGGCAGGATTTTGTTCATTCAACCAACTCTCTACATGTCAACATGTTAGAGAGGTGCAGTTGAAGGCCAGGTAGTAATGGTGGATCAACAGTTGGGGGAGCAAAGTACAAAGACCGTATCAGAAACCCCAGAAGAGGTATATAATGAAGACACAGTAATGGAGGCTTTAGAAGAGGAGCAAGTTGGAGAGCCTGAGGAGGAAACCCCAGGAGAGGAGCTCAGCAAGGCTGCAGAACCAGGAAATAGAATGTCAGATGTGTGAACaaagaagagcagaaatacATGATCTGTTACAGGAGAAAAGGGAGCTTAGGTcagagctgaataaaaaaaaagctggacaattttttttaaggatgacACAAAAAGTCCAATATTAACACAAAAAGTCCAATATTAACACAAAAAGTCCAATATTATGCTGGACTTCCTTGTTTAGCCTCCttgtttgttattattgtttaacACTGTTAGGCCTTTTCTAACACAAAATCTTTTGCCATTTCAAATGGTTCCACTAACACTAATGTTTGTTGCCATGTTTTCAATGTGTCACATAAAACTCTAAAGAGGCATTGTTTACAAATAACAATGCCTCCTCagtttttggaaacatttggaAAGCATGTAGCAATTATTATTGATTGTTTCAAAATAGGCACAGAAAGACCCTCAAATATAAAAGCATGAACACAATCCTTCTCCCGGTGCAAAGGTAGACACACTATAAATTACCTTATTGGATATAACACCAAATGggttgatttcttttgtttctaagTGATGAGATGGAGGTGCATCAGACAAGCATATAACAGAAAACTGTGGCCTTCTCTCAAATGTATTACCTGGGGTCATTGTATTATTCACAAAGGCTTTGACAAAGCTTTAATATTAAAGATAATGTGGGAATGATGTTTGCTGAGGCTTTGAGACCtctctaaagcaggggtctcaaactccaaacttccagtcgctgtcctgcagtttttagatgtgccacaggtacaaaacactggaatgaaatggcttaatgacctcctccttgtgtagatcagttctccacatccttgctaatgacctaattattctattcaggtgtggtgcagcagaggcacatctaaaagttgcaagacaGCGGCcttggaggactggagtttgagacccctggtctaaaggGAGATGTCAAATTTATGCTGAAGATGTTGAAGCACACGAACTCTAGCACCCCTTAAAATTCATGTGGAAAGAGTGAGTGGTTGCATgagaaacaaatacaaaatgctaCACAGAACTACTTTTGGTTTTTAGTTCTTCTTATTAATTCTAACTTATTTCTTGTCTCTTTTATGCtttgttatttgtttaattatgtttcttagatctagttattctttagtattagatttattttccagtcCTCTGTTTACTCTCCCTCACCACTGTGTCACTTTCTCTCTTCACACCTGCATACCTTTAGCTCATCAGCTCAGGTCTTTTGTTCCAGCATTCACCCTCACAGTATTTCTCCTGCTCACACCCATTGCTggttcctcttcttcttctgtgtatGGAGTGACAAACTCAGAGGacataaacttcagtggaggaCTCTACAAGCCTCCAATAACAAAACGGACTGGCAGTCTTCAGTGGAGGATCTTTCACAGCGGCATTGCAACAAACTCGTTTTTATCAGTCATCAGTCTTGGGGTTTTGCTGTTCTCATTTTTGCAGTTTGAGAGTGTGCCTCATGGTTTTACAGATTGTGTACAGCtgactgttttttaaattttttaaggaaaatttttagcttttttggCGTAGTTTTTAccaattctgtttttatcaacGGTGTACATTACAGTCAGGTGTGACTGTAATGTACAGTCATACATTACAGTGTGACTGTACTGTGTTTCAAATCCCAAATTTTGAATTTACTGACTGCAGAAGCAAAAATggctatttatttaatttgaatggACAAAATGGCTCTATGGAAGTGTAATATCAAGGCGAGGCTCAGGTTGGAGTTTTGCTTCCACAGAGCCACTGGggatttggaggattttttttacaactgtgGGGCTTTATTAAGAGTGTTTTGTGCACCATTTCAAATCAGGGAGAGCTACAATATAACAAGTTGctaatgtcaatatttttttattaagaatgtCCTGATTATGTATTTAACAGTGTCTTATTAAATTATTgtacaaataaatgttaaaataaagaaaaccccacttcttcttctttagattTATTGATGGTTGGCAAAGAACGCAACACCACCGGTAAGGAGTGtgaagcacataaaaaaatacatattgtCCTATTACACAACTTACacagtttcaataaatcaaatatagTCTGATACCTTCTGCTTCCTgaatctttttgaaataaatcaacaatgtcaaatttcattttcacatCACTGAGGTTCATTGCTGGTTCCTTCTGCTAGAACCTGTTAAATCCCATTGCTTCCCTGGTTCCTGTAattgttttgttctgcttttgctCCCCGTGTTCTCTGTGTGGTCCTGGTGATTTTTGGAAGTTttgttcatcatttttattaaacattcatCATCAAGGAAAGACTGCTGCCACTCCTGCATTTGAGTCCTACTTTTAGACCACACATTATGACATTGTGAGTGTGAGGAGGTGACATTTCTGGGCAAcattgtgtatgtgtgtgtgcaatgTGTTTGCAGATGAAACCTGCATGTGTTCATATGAAACTCCAATGTTGTACTGATATGTAAAATGCAGATTGGGGAAACAATAATTTCTGCACTTCTTGTGTTGAAATGTTTGTAGAGTTGCTAGTACTGTAAATgtagatggtaaaaaaaattgtatttgttgcactcattttgaattgaaatatttgtgcAGTTGAATAGTAAGAAAGTGGCTTGGTGGTTGAATAATAACATGGAAATGgcttttttctctcatttaataAATTCATGTAACATGCAAACATGTCATGAATTGGAGCCTATTTTTAAGTAAACcaaattttttgtatttatttgcattaaaaaaaatacaaaaatatttcaacctgTGATCCAGGAAATACGCTTCTGGGATTTAGGTTGAAGTCATGTTTCATATGACCTAATAACAATATcagattatttaatattttagttttagtggCAATGAAAGACTCTCTGATAAGACGTCCGTAGATATCCCCAGTGAACATCCAGGGTTTGGATTGTGGCGGAGCATCTCTACCTCAACAACAAACTGTTGTACAGGAAGTACAAAGTTTTTGTACTTCTGAGGAGACTCAGGTCTCAGTGTGTTCaagaaactgttaaaaacatttgacactGTAGTGGCATCTCAAGTGTTTTATGCTGTGGTTTGCTGGGGGTGTGGTAACACCAAGAGGGACAGAAAGAGTGAGTGAGGGAAGCCAGCTCAGTCTCAGCTAACATATGCTCTGCACAAGAGCAGGGAAAAAGAAGCACCAGTGGTGCAAATTGCAATAAACTGTACAATTATGAGGCTGAGGAATGGCAGAATACCAACTAGGATTtagttttggctttttttgtttaaataacgGTCTTCTAATTGTTTCACGAACCAAGCGCCTGAAAATCCCTGCCTGTGTCCTCTATTGTGTTGTCTATagcttttgaaaaatacaaagaaagtcATGCCAAAAACGGAATTGCAGTAAGAAATTACTTCCTCATTAGGTGAGTTAGGTCAGCAAACACTGAGCTATATTTCCCTTTCTACATGTAATGATCTGAGTGAGGTAAGGGATGTTTCACTCACACAGAATTTATGATAATTTATTATTGTCCTTTAAAGTTTGTACTTGaacagttgtgtttttggttACAAGTCAGGGGcccaaaaattatatttgttctATAATTTGAAGTACAGGACAATATAAACACCTTCGTTATTTTTCAGCTGTACAAACAACTGTCCAGTAATGTggagtttttccatttttgtcaattttctgTTCTATAAAAAAGCCAGCTGCCCTTGTATCATGTGGAAGTTTTTTAAggtgatatttttctttgaacaaaaacatttattcaataaGAAATGAGAACAAGTCATATTCAGTAACTATGGCAAAACTTGCCATTGTCCCCTGGAACTTGGAGTCCCCCCAATAAACTCCAGCAGGTTGTAGGACAGTTGCAGCCCCACTGGACCCACTGGACCCACTGGACCGCGGTCCAAACAAATGGAAGTCAGAACTATTACTCTTTGATAGAGTAAATAATCTAATTGGTCAAAAAATTGATtgctcaataaaacacatacaaCCTGGATGGCAACCAATTTACCCTTAAATAGGCTACTTATTAAAAGAGTAGtcataatgttttttgttgggggttttttttaactctacGTGTTATGCGCTTCCGTCCCCAGTTCAAACCCTCTGAGTGTTTTCCCACCCCACCCGCAGTGGAATGTCAGAACAAAATTAATGTGAGAAATAGGAGCAGTTTTGTTCCTCCGTTTCAAACAGGCCGTGGGCAACATCGCAGGAACtaaatgtataataaataaagcaaaggcATATTGATAATAATAGTACTCACAGTCTCAGCCCCCCGTTGTTCCTGCTCCAATGTTCCGCTGAAAGGACTACAATCCCATGTATGACGGGAAGCTCCCACCCAGCTGCGCGGCGGAGATCGGTGCTGGTCCCGAACCGGAGCGGAGCTGCGAGCTGACTGTAGTGTGCAGGAGGAATGCGGAAAACGCCACTCTTCTTTTCGGCTTTAGTGGCTCTTCATAAACGACGCACTGCTGCATTAGCTCCACCAGTTGGTAGTAAAGGGCTGTGGATCCAGAAAATCCTGTTAGAGAAACCCGTCTACATCAGTTTCCCGTAGTGACATGTTTATGTTGCCTTGAAATATCAATTCCTCGTTTCTTGCAGAAACAGAATCTCACACAGAGAATTCGAAAAAAAATCTACCCATCAATTCATTCAGTGGATAAAAATCCCATCTGAGCAAATAATTGCATTCAAGAAAATTCCCTATTGCTAAGAATCTGTCAATCCTCCCGGCGTCACAAGCTGCACCCCGCACCCCACAACCCCCACCCCGGAGGGACAACACTCTGTCTTTCTACGTTTCACAACACACTTgcaatctatctatctatctatctatctatctatctatctatctatctatctatctatctatctatctatctatctatctatctatctatctatctatctatctatctatctatctatctatctatctatctatctatctatctatctatctatctatctatctatctatctatctatctaacaAGAGAGAAAATTAAGTTAGTGGTTAGcatcagtccagcagcttctgcccctaaacaaaaatacaactaaatCTAAACAAACTACAGAGCAACGGTTACCAATATGATATGACAGTTCAAAGAATTgttaaggtttttaaaattaaacaaagttcAAATGCAGaacattacagtttttctcagtcGCTTTGCCTTGGTGCATTTCTCAAACCATTCTGCTAAACAGTGAGAGTGTTTTTCAAAACCATTCATACA from Gambusia affinis linkage group LG14, SWU_Gaff_1.0, whole genome shotgun sequence includes the following:
- the si:dkey-240h12.4 gene encoding death-associated protein kinase 2, with the protein product MALFKPENVEDFYEIEEVLGSGHFGQVRKVCERTSRTHWAGKFLKIRKTACSRLGLDRTSVEREVEILQILHHPNIVALKDVFESRSEVVLILELVSGGELFDFIAEKENLLECEAIEFLKQILEGLKFMHKNNIAHFDLKPENIMLSDKGSPHPNIKLIDFGLAHHFCQGEEYRSTSGTPQYIAPEMIGDEPLSTAADMWSIGVITYILLSGLSPFQGETDEETLKNVIATNYQFNKHYFSMTSSMAKDFIMKLLIKNPNERMTAEECLVHPWIKPITRVQVDKRNRSSINMRSFKKFNAKRKWKMSYSMVLMCNRLVSLRLPRTSSSNPDPLQRQCESDTEETESKPASLLRRRLSSSS